The following are encoded in a window of Longimicrobium sp. genomic DNA:
- a CDS encoding Tex family protein: MPYAEKIAAELGLRAPQVSAALELLLAGNTIPFVARYRKEATGELDEVHLRDVRDRHEYLAEMDERRAAILKSIDEQGKLTPQLKAAIDRAETKSVLEDLYLPYKPKRRTRATIALERGLGPLAELLWAGQTSDRELSARASSFVDAEKGIAAADDALAGARDVVAERIAEDAPTRQHVRDQVRAKGVLESKAARGKEKEVSKFQDYYDFSGPVKDLPSHRILAVRRGETEGFLTARIVAPDEAIVGTLRRKWLDGHRAPEQMGLAVEDAYRRLISTSVEVEIRMELKTRADEEAIAIFGKNLEALLLQPPAGGRTVLGVDPGYRTGCKLAVVSRTGALLETGVVYLHQEDRARRELARLIDKHAVELVAVGNGTASRESDKLCKDAVREVSVDPRPAVVMVNEAGASIYSASDLAREELPELDLTLRSAVSIARRLQDPLAELVKIDPKSIGVGQYQHDVSQTRLKRRLDETVESAVNRVGVELNTASPALLSYVAGIGPTVAQRIVAQRDQEGPFRSRAELLKKVAGLGPKTYEQAAGFLRVRGGAHPLDASAVHPERYKLVERMARDLSVDMTTLVGNEAAVSRVDLSQYVGDGVGLPTLEDIVAELKKPGRDPREQFEAPAFRDDVQTVADLKEGMTLQGTVTNVVAFGAFVDVGVHQDGLVHVSELSDRFVKDPADIVRVGDRVNVRVMSVDVPRDRIALSMKSPGATKPGAGQRPAGAGKPEPRRPEAKPAPKPAPPKPEPPKNGIAANGMRIVTKR, encoded by the coding sequence GTGCCGTACGCCGAAAAGATCGCCGCCGAGCTGGGGCTCCGCGCGCCGCAGGTTTCCGCCGCGCTGGAGCTTCTGCTCGCCGGCAACACCATTCCGTTCGTCGCCCGCTACCGCAAAGAAGCCACGGGCGAGCTGGACGAGGTGCACCTTCGCGACGTCCGCGACCGCCACGAGTACCTGGCCGAGATGGACGAGCGCCGCGCCGCCATCCTCAAGTCCATCGACGAGCAGGGCAAGCTCACGCCGCAGCTGAAAGCCGCCATCGACCGCGCGGAAACCAAGTCGGTGCTGGAAGACCTCTATCTCCCGTACAAGCCCAAGCGGCGGACGCGCGCCACCATCGCCCTGGAGCGCGGGCTGGGGCCGCTGGCGGAGCTGCTGTGGGCGGGGCAGACGAGCGACCGCGAGCTGTCGGCTCGCGCATCGTCCTTCGTGGACGCGGAGAAGGGCATCGCGGCGGCGGACGATGCGCTGGCCGGGGCGCGGGACGTGGTGGCGGAGCGGATCGCGGAGGACGCCCCCACCCGCCAGCACGTGCGCGACCAGGTGCGCGCCAAGGGCGTGCTGGAGAGCAAGGCCGCACGTGGTAAGGAGAAGGAGGTCAGCAAGTTCCAGGACTACTACGACTTCAGCGGGCCGGTGAAGGACCTGCCCAGCCACCGCATCCTCGCCGTTCGCCGTGGGGAGACGGAGGGGTTCCTCACGGCGCGCATCGTGGCGCCCGACGAGGCGATCGTGGGCACGCTGCGGCGGAAGTGGCTGGATGGGCACCGCGCGCCGGAGCAGATGGGGCTGGCGGTGGAGGATGCGTACCGGCGGCTGATCTCGACGTCGGTGGAGGTGGAGATCCGGATGGAGCTGAAGACGCGGGCCGACGAGGAGGCCATCGCCATCTTCGGCAAGAACCTGGAGGCGCTGCTCCTTCAGCCGCCAGCGGGCGGACGCACCGTGCTGGGCGTGGATCCCGGCTATCGCACCGGGTGCAAGCTGGCGGTCGTCAGCCGCACGGGGGCGCTGCTGGAGACCGGCGTCGTGTACCTGCACCAGGAAGACCGCGCGCGGCGGGAGCTGGCGCGGCTGATCGACAAGCACGCCGTGGAGCTCGTCGCCGTGGGGAACGGGACCGCGAGCCGCGAGAGCGACAAGCTGTGCAAGGACGCTGTCCGCGAGGTGTCGGTGGACCCGCGCCCGGCCGTGGTGATGGTGAACGAGGCGGGCGCGTCCATCTACTCCGCGTCGGACCTGGCGCGCGAGGAGCTGCCGGAGCTGGACCTTACGCTGCGCTCGGCGGTATCGATCGCCCGCCGCCTGCAGGACCCGCTGGCGGAGCTGGTGAAGATCGATCCCAAGTCCATCGGCGTGGGCCAGTACCAGCACGACGTGTCGCAGACGCGCCTGAAGCGGCGGCTGGACGAGACGGTGGAGTCGGCCGTGAACCGCGTGGGCGTGGAGCTGAACACGGCCTCGCCCGCGCTGCTGTCGTACGTGGCGGGTATCGGCCCCACCGTCGCGCAGCGGATCGTCGCGCAACGCGACCAGGAGGGCCCTTTCCGCTCGCGCGCCGAGCTGCTCAAGAAGGTCGCGGGGCTGGGGCCGAAGACGTACGAGCAGGCCGCCGGTTTCCTGCGCGTCCGCGGCGGCGCGCACCCGCTGGACGCGTCTGCCGTGCATCCCGAGCGCTACAAGCTGGTGGAGCGGATGGCGCGCGACCTGTCGGTAGACATGACGACGCTGGTGGGGAACGAGGCCGCGGTTTCGCGTGTGGACCTGTCCCAGTACGTGGGCGACGGCGTGGGCCTGCCGACGCTGGAGGACATCGTCGCCGAGCTCAAGAAGCCGGGCCGCGACCCGCGCGAGCAGTTCGAGGCGCCCGCCTTCCGCGACGACGTGCAGACGGTGGCGGACCTCAAGGAGGGGATGACGCTGCAGGGCACGGTGACCAACGTCGTGGCGTTCGGTGCCTTCGTGGACGTGGGCGTGCACCAGGACGGCCTCGTGCACGTGTCCGAGTTGTCCGACCGCTTCGTGAAAGACCCGGCCGACATCGTCCGCGTGGGCGACCGGGTGAACGTGCGCGTGATGTCGGTTGACGTGCCCCGCGACCGCATCGCCCTGTCGATGAAGTCACCGGGCGCCACGAAGCCCGGAGCCG
- a CDS encoding ribonuclease HII — MPAAKRKSAKTTRKRKPTPQRLRKLLATEWGFWDRGMIRIAGIDEVGRGPLAGPVVAAAVILPRDCWIEGVADSKKLNADRRLDLYQKIIQTALVYGVGAASCREIDRINIRRATALAMQRAIARLGGADHLLVDGLAVPELGTETHTAFVGGDGCVHCISAASIVAKVTRDRLMARLAARYPQYGWERNMGYGTPEHLDALDRLGPTPHHRRSFQPCQFDFADELVTA; from the coding sequence ATGCCTGCCGCCAAGCGGAAATCCGCCAAGACCACCCGCAAGCGCAAGCCGACGCCGCAGCGGCTGCGCAAGCTGCTGGCGACCGAGTGGGGCTTCTGGGACCGCGGGATGATCCGCATCGCCGGCATCGACGAGGTGGGGCGGGGGCCGCTGGCGGGTCCCGTCGTCGCCGCGGCCGTCATCCTGCCGCGCGACTGCTGGATCGAGGGCGTGGCCGACAGCAAGAAGCTGAACGCCGATCGGCGGCTGGACCTGTATCAGAAGATCATCCAGACGGCGCTCGTCTACGGCGTGGGCGCGGCGTCGTGCCGGGAGATCGACCGCATCAACATCCGCCGGGCCACCGCGCTGGCCATGCAGCGGGCCATCGCGCGGCTGGGGGGAGCCGACCACCTGCTGGTGGACGGGCTGGCGGTGCCGGAGCTGGGGACGGAGACGCACACGGCGTTCGTGGGCGGCGACGGGTGCGTGCACTGCATCAGCGCGGCCTCAATCGTGGCCAAGGTGACCCGCGACCGGCTGATGGCCAGGCTGGCGGCCCGGTATCCGCAGTACGGGTGGGAGCGGAACATGGGGTACGGCACGCCCGAGCACCTGGACGCGCTGGACCGGCTGGGCCCTACGCCGCATCACCGCAGGAGCTTTCAGCCCTGCCAGTTCGATTTCGCCGACGAGCTTGTGACCGCCTGA
- a CDS encoding cation:proton antiporter regulatory subunit, producing the protein MDVREHDLPGVGKKFAVTTNDGDRLTIIIHNSGHREIYFFERGEDYPAYAVRMEDSEARKLGAILGGAFFQPVMAESMDVVFSQLSVEWMKTGSSSPLIGKSLLEARVRERTGASVIAILRNGQAIPNPQPEDRIAPDDTLMVVGDREQVGRFGDLLRGPGRDG; encoded by the coding sequence ATGGACGTCCGCGAGCACGATCTGCCCGGCGTGGGAAAGAAGTTCGCCGTCACCACCAACGACGGCGACCGGCTCACCATCATCATCCACAACTCGGGGCACCGCGAGATCTACTTCTTCGAGCGGGGCGAGGACTACCCGGCCTACGCCGTCCGCATGGAAGACTCCGAGGCCCGCAAGCTGGGGGCGATCCTGGGCGGCGCCTTCTTCCAGCCCGTGATGGCCGAGTCGATGGACGTCGTCTTTTCGCAGCTGTCCGTCGAGTGGATGAAGACGGGCTCCAGCTCGCCGCTGATCGGCAAGAGCCTGCTGGAAGCCCGGGTCCGCGAGCGCACGGGGGCCAGCGTCATCGCCATCCTCCGCAACGGCCAGGCGATACCCAACCCCCAGCCCGAAGACCGCATCGCGCCGGACGACACGCTGATGGTGGTGGGCGACCGCGAGCAGGTGGGGCGCTTCGGCGACCTGCTGCGCGGGCCCGGCCGCGACGGATAG